The sequence CAAACTAATCAATTCAAACAAGGTTTCTGATGGTATGTCAGCAGGTTCACCGCCAACCACCCTGAGTTACAAGCTCAGCCCTGATGCTTCCATGGAACTTCCCTCTACAAGCCACTTCGCAATTGTCGATGCTCAGGGCAATGCTGTCAGTATGACGACGACTATTGAGAATGGGTTTGGCTCCCGGCTGATGACCAGGGGATTTTTACTCAATAACGAATTGACTGATTTTTCCTTTCGGCCTGAGCAGGATGGTCGTCTGATTGCCAACCGGCTTGAACCTGGGAAGCGTCCCCGATCTTCCATGTCACCAACACTCGTGTTTAATTCAAGGGGGCACTTACACATGGCTGTCGGTTCTCCTGGTGGTAGCCGAATCATACCCTATGTCGCCAAAACCCTTTTGGGAGTTCTTGAATGGAATATGGATATTCAGGAGGCGATCAATCTTCCAAACATTGCCAAAAACTTTGGCACCCTGGAGTTGGAAACTGGCACTCAAGCGGAGCAATTGAAAGTGAACATGGAGCAAATGGGGCACAAGGTTAGAGCTCGCTCACTCACCAGTGGCCTACAAGGAGTTGTTGTTACTCCTTCCGGATTGGTTGGTGGAGCAGATCCACGCAGGGAGGGACTAGTCCTTGGCGAATGAGGTTGCATAATGCTTGATTTTGTTTGTTAGAGAGTGATTGTTTCTCGTCTATTGAACTAGCTTACAATCATTCAACTTCTGATAATTTGAACCTTTAACTTATTAATATGAGTAAATCATGAGATTTTTAGGTAGCTTTAAAAAGACATGTACCTTTGAGCGCTGGCAACAATTGGTTAGTGACTTAAAGCCTCATACCGACAAGCATGGGTTGAGAGTTATCTTTGCTACAGAAAGTGAGGATGGCTCCATGATCTACGATGTCAGTGAGGCCAAGACGATGGAGGGAGCTAAAGCTTTTTTATCTGACCCAGAGGTTATGAGAATGAGAAAAGAAGCAGGAGTGGATATTGATAGCCAAGAGATGATTGCTAG comes from SAR324 cluster bacterium and encodes:
- a CDS encoding gamma-glutamyltransferase family protein; its protein translation is AASVERDAERLRTFPVTKSYFFLNDGTPIPEGTVLRNLDFAQTLRLIAAQGSEPFYYGEIARDIVRAVQEAKGNPGKLSLADLRNYWVIERPPVCHDYKQFQVCGMGPPSSGALTIGQMLGMLSHFNLKDLSPTGVKFTHLFAEVNLLAFKDRGLYMADSDYVDMPTKGLLDPKYLEMRSKLINSNKVSDGMSAGSPPTTLSYKLSPDASMELPSTSHFAIVDAQGNAVSMTTTIENGFGSRLMTRGFLLNNELTDFSFRPEQDGRLIANRLEPGKRPRSSMSPTLVFNSRGHLHMAVGSPGGSRIIPYVAKTLLGVLEWNMDIQEAINLPNIAKNFGTLELETGTQAEQLKVNMEQMGHKVRARSLTSGLQGVVVTPSGLVGGADPRREGLVLGE